A genomic segment from Bacillus cereus G9842 encodes:
- the dapF gene encoding diaminopimelate epimerase, whose protein sequence is MSQFSFTKMHGLGNSYIYVNMFEEQIPEEDLVLVAEKVSNINTGIGADGMILICPSDVAPVKMRMFNNDGSEGKSCGNGLRCVAKYAYEHKLVEETVFTIETLAGIVTAEVTVEEGKVTLAKIDMGAPRLTRAEIPMLGEGETPFIRENFLYNNHRYAFTAVSMGNPHAVIFVDDVEQAPLTTLGPVLETHEMFPERVNVEFIEILNDAEMNFRVWERGSGVTQACGTGACAAVVAAILNGKMERGKEITVHLAGGDLMIAWTEEGNVLMKGPAEVICRGVYEYKIEA, encoded by the coding sequence ATGAGCCAATTTTCTTTTACAAAAATGCATGGTCTTGGCAATAGTTATATATATGTAAATATGTTTGAAGAACAAATTCCTGAAGAAGATTTAGTTCTTGTGGCGGAAAAGGTTTCAAATATTAATACTGGTATTGGAGCAGATGGGATGATTTTAATTTGTCCATCTGACGTAGCTCCGGTGAAAATGCGCATGTTTAATAATGATGGTTCAGAAGGAAAGAGTTGTGGTAACGGTTTACGATGCGTAGCGAAATATGCGTATGAGCATAAACTAGTAGAAGAAACAGTTTTCACAATTGAAACGTTAGCTGGTATTGTAACAGCGGAAGTAACGGTAGAAGAAGGGAAAGTTACATTAGCGAAAATCGATATGGGAGCACCGCGTTTAACACGTGCAGAAATACCGATGCTTGGTGAAGGTGAAACACCATTTATTCGTGAAAACTTCTTATACAATAATCATCGCTATGCATTTACAGCTGTTTCAATGGGGAATCCGCATGCGGTTATTTTTGTTGATGATGTAGAGCAAGCACCTCTTACAACACTTGGTCCAGTCCTGGAGACACATGAAATGTTCCCAGAGCGAGTAAATGTTGAATTCATCGAGATTTTGAATGATGCAGAGATGAATTTCCGCGTTTGGGAACGTGGATCTGGTGTAACGCAAGCTTGCGGAACAGGAGCGTGCGCTGCAGTTGTCGCTGCTATTTTAAATGGAAAGATGGAACGTGGTAAGGAAATTACAGTCCATTTAGCTGGCGGCGATTTAATGATTGCTTGGACTGAAGAAGGAAACGTGTTGATGAAAGGGCCTGCGGAAGTAATTTGCCGCGGAGTGTATGAGTACAAGATAGAAGCGTAA
- a CDS encoding NAD(P)/FAD-dependent oxidoreductase codes for MKHLVILGGGYGGMRILQRLLPSNQLPDDVQVTLIDKVPYHCFKTEYYALVAGTISETHIRIPFPEHPRLNIQYGTITNIDLEEKAVHLDGGEAIQYDDLIIGLGCEDKYHNVPGAKEYTHSLQSIEQTRKTYEQLNSLEPNATVAVVGAGLSGVEVASELRESRSDLKIYLFDRKDRILFPYPEKLSRYVEEWFVKHKVTIIRNSNITKVEPNIVYNHDEPLECDAIVWTAGIQANEVVRNLPVEQDGSGRVVLTKYHNIPNNEHVYVVGDCAALPHAPSAQLAEGQGEQIVQILLKRWNNEPLPDELPIIKLKGVLGSLGKKHGFGLLANQPLMGRVPRLLKSGLLWMYKYHKG; via the coding sequence ATGAAACACCTCGTAATACTAGGTGGCGGCTACGGTGGAATGAGAATTCTACAAAGGCTACTTCCAAGCAACCAACTTCCAGATGATGTACAAGTGACATTAATCGACAAAGTACCATATCATTGCTTCAAAACTGAATATTATGCATTAGTTGCGGGTACTATTTCAGAAACACATATTCGTATACCGTTTCCCGAGCACCCACGACTCAATATTCAATACGGCACAATAACAAATATTGATCTCGAAGAAAAAGCTGTTCATCTCGATGGCGGCGAAGCGATCCAATATGATGATTTAATTATCGGTCTTGGCTGTGAGGATAAATATCATAACGTTCCTGGGGCGAAAGAATATACACATAGCCTACAATCGATTGAACAAACACGTAAGACATATGAACAATTAAATAGTCTAGAACCAAATGCAACAGTAGCTGTCGTTGGCGCTGGCTTAAGTGGTGTGGAAGTTGCCAGTGAACTTCGCGAAAGCCGTTCTGATTTAAAAATCTATTTATTTGATCGAAAAGATAGAATTTTATTCCCGTATCCAGAGAAATTAAGTAGATACGTAGAAGAATGGTTCGTAAAACATAAAGTTACTATTATAAGAAACTCTAACATTACAAAAGTGGAACCAAATATTGTGTATAACCACGATGAACCACTTGAATGTGATGCAATCGTCTGGACAGCTGGTATTCAAGCAAATGAAGTTGTTCGAAACCTTCCAGTTGAACAAGATGGTAGCGGACGGGTTGTCTTAACTAAATATCATAATATTCCAAATAACGAGCACGTGTATGTTGTAGGAGATTGCGCAGCACTTCCACACGCTCCATCTGCCCAACTTGCTGAAGGTCAAGGAGAGCAAATTGTCCAAATATTATTAAAACGTTGGAACAATGAACCACTTCCTGACGAACTACCTATAATCAAATTAAAAGGTGTTCTCGGCTCTCTTGGTAAGAAGCATGGCTTCGGTTTACTTGCAAACCAACCATTAATGGGACGTGTACCAAGATTATTAAAATCCGGTCTACTTTGGATGTACAAATATCATAAGGGTTAA
- a CDS encoding aspartyl-phosphate phosphatase Spo0E family protein: MNLSKLNNRIEAKKKELIYLVERYGLTHNKVISFSQELDRLLNLLIKLKMKKKRCSL; the protein is encoded by the coding sequence ATGAACTTATCGAAACTAAACAATCGAATAGAAGCGAAAAAGAAAGAGTTAATCTATCTCGTTGAACGATACGGATTAACTCATAATAAAGTGATTTCTTTCAGCCAAGAATTAGATCGTTTACTTAACTTATTAATAAAACTCAAGATGAAGAAAAAACGTTGCTCTTTATAA
- the phnA gene encoding alkylphosphonate utilization operon protein PhnA, which yields MATLPNCPKCNSEYTYEDGVLFVCPECAHEWGQDAEAENNDGAKVVKDANGNVLQDGDAVTVIKDLKVKGTSSVVKIGTKVKSIRLVDGDHDIDCKIDGFGAMKLKSQFVKKA from the coding sequence ATGGCTACTTTACCAAATTGTCCAAAATGTAATTCAGAATATACGTATGAGGATGGCGTTCTTTTCGTATGTCCAGAATGTGCTCATGAGTGGGGCCAAGACGCAGAAGCTGAAAATAATGATGGTGCAAAAGTTGTAAAAGATGCGAACGGAAACGTTCTTCAAGATGGCGACGCTGTTACTGTTATTAAAGATTTAAAAGTAAAAGGAACTTCTTCAGTTGTGAAGATCGGTACGAAAGTAAAGAGTATCCGTCTAGTTGATGGCGATCACGATATCGATTGTAAAATCGACGGTTTCGGAGCTATGAAGTTAAAATCACAGTTCGTTAAGAAGGCGTAA
- a CDS encoding HesB/IscA family protein has protein sequence MIEVTEQAAFQIKDMLKDAEDGEKYVRLAVHGGGCTGLSYGLGFEVEPKEDDTVLEFFGVEFVIDTESAPIVKGVKIDYKQSMLGGGFTIDNPNAIASCGCGSSFRTATNAGKPEEC, from the coding sequence ATGATTGAAGTAACAGAACAAGCAGCTTTTCAAATTAAAGATATGTTAAAAGATGCTGAAGATGGAGAGAAGTACGTGCGCCTTGCTGTACACGGCGGCGGATGTACTGGCCTTTCTTACGGCTTAGGATTTGAAGTAGAACCAAAAGAAGACGACACAGTTCTTGAGTTTTTCGGTGTTGAATTTGTTATCGATACAGAAAGTGCTCCAATTGTTAAAGGAGTAAAAATTGATTATAAACAATCGATGCTTGGCGGCGGATTCACAATCGACAATCCAAACGCAATCGCATCATGCGGATGCGGATCATCTTTCCGTACAGCGACGAATGCTGGTAAGCCAGAAGAGTGCTAA
- a CDS encoding YuzB family protein translates to MIKPLIEFCVGNLASGSQAALEKLEKDPNLDVMEYGCLGYCGICFEGPFALVNGEVVQGATVEELVNNVYDYLDENPMF, encoded by the coding sequence TTGATTAAACCATTAATTGAATTTTGTGTAGGTAACCTTGCAAGTGGTTCACAAGCAGCTTTAGAGAAATTAGAAAAAGATCCGAATTTAGATGTAATGGAGTATGGTTGTTTAGGATATTGTGGCATTTGTTTTGAAGGACCGTTTGCACTTGTAAATGGTGAAGTTGTACAAGGTGCTACAGTAGAAGAACTGGTCAATAATGTATATGATTATTTGGATGAAAATCCAATGTTTTAA
- a CDS encoding DUF2628 domain-containing protein, whose product MMYVKDTVLQETISQQELHKVVQKNTAYYDFKWGKVENPAQGNTWNWVAFFFPTFWLAYRKMYKLFIIFALLAIPSIVIPPFIDIPDGIYVTFSLALQLGMMIFTGWQGNRLYYKHAVRVFRKGEDASDHEKAYFLQSKGGVSVAGMIGLQIIVGIVFGLAALGLSFLPTEPNIKNVVRSSDEGVTLEIMTDNPTWKFVKKEKEYDVVEFTGYDYTEKKNVKIKFAVYFDEDYFEWQEVYENNKKLSEEEVEEYQIYIEENNWGF is encoded by the coding sequence ATGATGTACGTGAAGGACACTGTTTTACAAGAAACAATTTCTCAGCAAGAATTACATAAAGTTGTTCAAAAAAATACAGCTTATTATGATTTTAAGTGGGGTAAAGTAGAAAATCCTGCGCAAGGGAATACATGGAATTGGGTAGCCTTTTTCTTCCCAACCTTTTGGTTAGCTTATCGTAAAATGTATAAGTTATTTATTATATTTGCGTTATTGGCTATACCTAGTATAGTTATACCCCCTTTTATAGATATTCCAGATGGGATTTATGTAACATTTAGTTTAGCTCTTCAATTAGGAATGATGATATTTACTGGATGGCAAGGAAACCGTTTATATTATAAGCATGCTGTTCGTGTTTTTCGTAAGGGAGAAGATGCGTCTGATCATGAGAAGGCGTATTTCTTACAATCAAAGGGCGGCGTTAGTGTAGCTGGTATGATTGGTTTACAGATTATAGTCGGGATTGTGTTTGGTTTAGCTGCGTTAGGGCTGTCCTTTTTACCAACTGAGCCGAATATTAAAAACGTTGTTCGTTCAAGTGATGAAGGGGTTACTTTAGAGATTATGACTGATAATCCAACTTGGAAGTTTGTGAAGAAAGAAAAAGAGTATGACGTAGTAGAGTTTACTGGTTATGATTATACAGAGAAGAAAAATGTGAAAATTAAATTTGCTGTTTATTTCGATGAAGATTATTTCGAGTGGCAAGAGGTATATGAAAATAATAAGAAGTTAAGTGAAGAAGAAGTAGAAGAATATCAAATTTATATTGAAGAAAATAATTGGGGTTTCTAG
- a CDS encoding ABC transporter ATP-binding protein — protein MFILKDVIYKDILHIPYLQIQNEKITCIIGESGSGKSTLLRMLNDLQSPTSGTIEYNGKLISDYPPIQLRRDVVMLGQTPPIFDGTVKENLLTGLRLSEKPFPNDDALRSALQTVSLDKQLEDSASSLSGGEKQRLAFARIVLMDPPVYLLDEPTSALDNDTERRVMKQFTELARKKKKTVIFITHSQQLPKEIADDIIEISKTNGATRKEVLSIEGRY, from the coding sequence ATGTTTATATTAAAAGACGTTATATATAAAGATATCCTACACATTCCTTATTTACAGATTCAAAATGAAAAAATCACTTGCATTATCGGTGAAAGTGGAAGTGGAAAAAGCACATTGCTTCGCATGTTAAACGATTTACAATCTCCAACATCCGGTACAATTGAATATAACGGAAAGTTAATTTCTGATTATCCGCCTATTCAATTACGTCGTGACGTAGTTATGCTTGGGCAAACTCCACCTATTTTTGATGGAACCGTTAAAGAAAACCTATTAACGGGACTTCGTCTTTCTGAAAAACCATTTCCAAATGATGATGCCCTGCGGAGTGCATTACAAACCGTTAGCTTAGACAAGCAATTAGAAGATAGCGCCTCCTCATTATCCGGCGGTGAAAAACAAAGACTTGCCTTTGCTCGTATTGTACTTATGGATCCGCCTGTCTATTTATTAGATGAACCCACTTCAGCACTAGACAATGATACAGAACGCCGCGTTATGAAACAATTTACTGAACTAGCACGAAAAAAGAAAAAAACAGTTATCTTCATCACACACTCGCAACAACTTCCAAAAGAAATTGCAGACGACATTATTGAAATTAGTAAAACAAACGGTGCAACTAGAAAGGAAGTGCTCTCTATTGAAGGGCGTTATTGA
- a CDS encoding ABC transporter permease, giving the protein MKGVIELQIWQLAAAYIFILILIGLVKLKGIPREKQIALATFRMTIQLVLVAYVLTYVFENSNPFYTIALITSITTFAIFNIYKRVNIPMSKELKRVAALSMVAGSIGPLLLFIFVIIGHDPWYAPQYIVPITGMLVGNAMTGVSLGANTFLNNMKSQRGQIEGALMLGATPKEAAAPLIRDAFDSAILPTINSMVGMGIISLPGMMTGQILSGVSPFTAIQYQIAIILGISGSTAFAVITFLQLGYKTFFNKRCQLKEVDYDAK; this is encoded by the coding sequence TTGAAGGGCGTTATTGAACTCCAAATTTGGCAACTGGCGGCTGCCTATATTTTTATCCTTATCTTAATTGGACTTGTAAAATTAAAAGGAATACCTCGTGAAAAACAAATCGCGCTCGCAACATTCCGTATGACGATTCAGCTCGTACTTGTTGCATATGTCCTTACATACGTATTTGAAAACAGTAATCCATTTTATACAATTGCTCTCATTACTTCTATTACTACCTTTGCAATTTTTAATATTTATAAACGAGTTAATATCCCAATGTCTAAAGAATTAAAACGAGTAGCCGCCCTTTCCATGGTCGCTGGATCAATTGGGCCACTTCTACTATTTATCTTTGTTATTATCGGTCATGACCCTTGGTATGCTCCGCAATATATCGTCCCTATTACGGGAATGTTAGTCGGTAATGCCATGACTGGTGTTTCTCTCGGCGCAAATACGTTCTTAAACAATATGAAATCGCAAAGAGGTCAAATTGAAGGTGCACTTATGCTCGGCGCAACACCGAAAGAAGCAGCTGCTCCGCTCATTCGAGACGCTTTTGATTCTGCTATTTTACCAACAATTAATTCTATGGTCGGAATGGGAATTATAAGCTTACCAGGCATGATGACTGGTCAAATATTATCCGGTGTATCACCATTCACAGCCATTCAATATCAAATCGCTATCATACTCGGTATTTCAGGAAGTACCGCTTTCGCTGTCATTACCTTTTTACAGCTTGGATATAAAACGTTCTTTAATAAGCGATGTCAGTTGAAAGAGGTTGACTATGATGCGAAGTGA